One window from the genome of Clostridia bacterium encodes:
- a CDS encoding SDR family oxidoreductase, with translation MDWEKSYDGKIVIVTGGASGIGKALCEKLGRLGAVVIVTDIDEEGAKAVASNVKKQQGGKAFALKLDVTNENAFKKLIDGTVRKHKRLDYIFNSAGVTINGDMQDLTMDHFRKAIDVDMYGVLYGTKYAYQAMIGQKSGHIVNIASLVGLTPSVPYNIPYAMAKHAVVCLSRSLRAEGRPLGVKVSVVCPGFVETDMLVKSSTIINGKEVEVDMSVFKKLNMVKVDRAIKIILKGVCRNKETIIFPSRLVATLGAISFVPSFKKFRSQIEQLRQIAERN, from the coding sequence ATGGACTGGGAAAAAAGCTATGATGGCAAAATTGTGATCGTAACAGGTGGAGCATCCGGTATCGGCAAGGCGCTTTGCGAAAAGTTAGGCCGGTTGGGTGCTGTAGTTATTGTCACCGATATTGATGAGGAGGGTGCAAAGGCTGTAGCTTCAAATGTAAAGAAGCAGCAGGGAGGGAAAGCCTTTGCTCTGAAACTGGATGTGACCAATGAAAATGCTTTTAAGAAGCTTATAGACGGCACTGTCCGGAAGCATAAGCGGCTGGACTATATCTTTAACAGTGCGGGTGTGACTATAAACGGAGATATGCAGGACTTAACAATGGATCATTTTAGAAAAGCCATTGATGTTGATATGTATGGTGTTCTTTACGGTACAAAATATGCCTATCAGGCTATGATAGGCCAAAAAAGCGGACATATAGTAAACATAGCATCATTGGTAGGGCTGACTCCCTCTGTACCCTACAACATACCTTATGCGATGGCTAAGCACGCAGTTGTTTGCTTGTCAAGGTCACTGCGTGCTGAAGGGCGACCCTTGGGAGTCAAAGTCAGTGTCGTCTGCCCGGGTTTTGTGGAAACAGATATGTTAGTCAAATCCAGTACCATTATCAATGGAAAAGAAGTGGAGGTTGATATGTCTGTATTTAAGAAACTAAATATGGTAAAAGTAGACCGGGCTATAAAGATTATCTTAAAAGGGGTATGTCGCAATAAAGAAACAATTATATTTCCTTCCAGGTTAGTAGCTACGTTGGGTGCAATATCCTTTGTACCCAGCTTTAAAAAGTTCAGAAGTCAAATAGAACAACTCCGTCAGATAGCGGAGCGGAATTAA
- a CDS encoding aldo/keto reductase: MLYRKMEKTGDELSILGFGGMRFPEKNGEIDKEKSLKLIYSAIEKGINYFDTALPYHFGQSESLLGEALSNGYRDKVKIATKMTPWLVKEPSDMEKLFQIQLRNLQTNFIDYYLVHTLDKYSWDKMKKMGVTDFLNKCKKEGRIRNAGFSFHGDKETFKVIVDEYEWDFCQIQYNILDENTQAGKEGLEYASAKGLGIIIMEPLRGGILAGKLPAQVEKIYNENSVKRLGVEWALRWLWNHKEISVVLSSMNEEAFIEENTRIASEAYADSLTTEELKLLDRAKESYKKLMKINCTGCRYCMPCPANVNIPACFQEFNLRYLFGQSKLDTRVKYMLYCGNLNEGTPQFASQCIGCGKCETKCPQKLPIRKLLKDISKELEGIAFKLFYRMAKFQVGRMRKKTIYNKKITY; this comes from the coding sequence ATGTTATACAGGAAAATGGAAAAAACAGGCGACGAGTTATCAATACTGGGATTCGGAGGTATGCGGTTTCCGGAGAAAAATGGAGAAATAGATAAAGAAAAATCGTTGAAACTGATATATTCTGCTATTGAAAAAGGAATCAATTATTTTGATACTGCTTTACCGTATCATTTCGGACAGAGTGAGTCCTTGTTAGGCGAAGCCCTGTCCAATGGATACAGGGATAAAGTAAAAATCGCTACGAAAATGACGCCATGGCTGGTCAAAGAACCCAGTGATATGGAGAAACTGTTTCAAATCCAACTAAGGAATCTGCAAACTAACTTTATTGACTATTATCTGGTTCATACTCTTGACAAATATTCCTGGGATAAAATGAAGAAAATGGGGGTAACCGATTTCCTTAATAAGTGCAAAAAAGAGGGTCGTATAAGAAATGCCGGTTTTTCGTTCCATGGAGACAAAGAGACCTTTAAAGTAATTGTAGATGAGTATGAGTGGGATTTCTGCCAGATCCAGTATAATATTCTGGATGAAAATACACAGGCAGGTAAAGAAGGGCTTGAATATGCATCTGCAAAGGGACTGGGGATAATCATAATGGAGCCTTTGAGAGGAGGCATACTTGCCGGAAAACTGCCGGCACAAGTCGAAAAAATCTATAACGAAAATTCTGTCAAACGTTTGGGAGTTGAATGGGCACTGCGCTGGTTATGGAACCACAAGGAAATTAGTGTGGTCCTTTCCAGTATGAATGAAGAAGCTTTTATAGAAGAGAATACCCGTATAGCCAGTGAAGCTTACGCGGATTCCCTGACAACAGAAGAATTGAAGCTTCTCGACAGGGCTAAGGAGAGCTATAAAAAGCTAATGAAAATTAACTGTACAGGCTGCCGGTACTGTATGCCATGTCCGGCAAATGTCAATATACCGGCTTGTTTTCAAGAATTCAATTTGAGATATCTCTTTGGTCAAAGTAAGCTTGATACTAGGGTTAAGTACATGCTTTACTGTGGTAATCTCAATGAAGGCACACCTCAGTTTGCTTCTCAATGTATCGGATGTGGCAAATGCGAAACGAAATGTCCCCAAAAATTGCCGATAAGAAAATTACTAAAAGATATTTCTAAAGAGCTTGAGGGTATCGCTTTTAAACTGTTTTACAGAATGGCAAAATTTCAGGTTGGAAGAATGAGGAAAAAGACCATATACAATAAAAAAATAACGTATTAG